From the genome of Vicia villosa cultivar HV-30 ecotype Madison, WI linkage group LG2, Vvil1.0, whole genome shotgun sequence, one region includes:
- the LOC131650077 gene encoding uncharacterized protein LOC131650077: MAQMMQGMQGQQPPTQAPVPQAAAGPDFRAFFGMDPLEFVGGLDSLLAHDWLAGMERVFQAIQCTEEEKDWQHFKVAFLEKYFPNSVRTQKEREFQNFKQGDMSVSEYAEKFEDLADYSRQAVYAPDELWKIDQFMMGLRADIAHSVSQREFTTYAECLRQCYVAENSLKRVQEERNQNRANFREQGRSTQHLRPRNPPPKKKQVYGDQSTQLPQCRKCGRKHAGECKYVSVTCYRCGEQGHIAPQCP; encoded by the exons ATGgctcaaatgatgcaaggcatgcagggACAACAACCTCCTACTCAAGCTCCCGTTCCTCAAGCTGCAGCTGGACCAGACTTTCGTGCCTTCTTCGGGATGGATCCTTTAGAGTTCGTTGGTGGACTTGACTCACTCTTGGCTCATGATTGGTTAGCTGGTATGGAGAGGGTGTTTCAAGCTATTCAGTGTACTgaagaagagaag GATTGGCAACACTTCAAAGTGGCATTCTTGGAGAAGTATTTCCCTAATAGTGTGAGGACTCAGAAGGAGCGAGAATTTCAGAACTTCAAGCAAGGTGACATGTCTGTTTCAGAATATGCAGAGAAGTTCGAGGACTTGGCAGACTACTCCAGACAGGCTGTTTATGCTCcagatgaactatggaagatCGATCAGTTTatgatgggtttgagggccgacATTGCCCATAGTGTGTCCCAAAGAGAGTTCACCACTTATGCTGAATGTCTAAGACAATGCTATGTTgctgaaaacagtttgaagagggttcaggaagagaggaaccagaacagGGCTAATTTCAGAGAGCAAGGAAGGTCTACTCAACACTTGAGGCCCCGTAATCctccaccaaagaagaagcaggtTTATGGTGATCAGTCGACTCAACTGCCACAGTGTCGCAAGTGTGGAAGAAAGCATGCGGGGGAGTGCAAGTATGTGTCTGTGACTTGTTATAGATGTGGCGAGCAAGGCCATATAGCTCCACAGTGTCCATAA